A window from Planctomycetota bacterium encodes these proteins:
- a CDS encoding DUF1080 domain-containing protein: MRKVLPAMFLLAMCCQQLRAEDQAWIDPQTAAAEDPDFVLQGEYATPRTSEKEGRIYAQVIALGKHHFRLVRYVGGLPGAGWDGEAPMQYEADAQDNAVHFKGPNSEEVLTLADGKIESSMAGDPALKIERLSPTLGAKPPEGATVLFDGTKETFEKQWKNSHMSDDGLLMQGATTNMLVQDCTLHVEFRLPYKPDARGQGRGNSGLYLQSRYEVQMLDSFGLKGEDNECGGIYRISKPKVNMCAPPLTWQTYDVDFTAAEYDANGAKTANAKITVRHNGVIIQENVEIGGRTTSSPLAESPEPGPIYLQNHGNPVRYRNIWIIPR, encoded by the coding sequence ATGCGTAAAGTCCTGCCGGCGATGTTTCTGCTTGCGATGTGCTGCCAACAGCTTCGGGCCGAGGATCAGGCCTGGATCGACCCCCAGACCGCCGCAGCCGAGGACCCGGACTTCGTGCTGCAAGGCGAATACGCCACGCCGCGGACAAGCGAAAAGGAAGGCCGCATTTACGCCCAGGTCATCGCGCTGGGCAAGCACCACTTCCGCCTCGTGCGCTACGTCGGCGGACTGCCCGGCGCCGGGTGGGACGGCGAGGCGCCGATGCAGTATGAGGCCGATGCGCAGGACAATGCGGTCCACTTCAAAGGCCCCAACTCCGAGGAAGTGCTCACCCTCGCCGACGGCAAGATCGAGTCGAGCATGGCGGGCGATCCGGCGCTGAAGATCGAGCGGCTGAGCCCGACGCTCGGCGCAAAGCCGCCCGAAGGCGCGACCGTCCTGTTCGACGGCACGAAGGAAACCTTCGAGAAACAATGGAAAAACAGCCACATGTCCGACGACGGCCTGCTCATGCAGGGCGCCACGACCAACATGCTCGTTCAGGATTGCACGCTCCACGTCGAGTTCCGCCTGCCGTACAAACCCGACGCACGCGGTCAGGGCCGGGGCAACAGCGGGCTTTACCTGCAAAGCCGCTACGAGGTGCAGATGCTCGACAGCTTCGGCCTCAAGGGCGAGGACAACGAGTGCGGCGGCATCTACCGCATTTCCAAGCCGAAGGTCAACATGTGCGCTCCGCCGCTGACCTGGCAGACCTACGACGTCGACTTCACCGCCGCCGAGTACGACGCCAACGGTGCCAAGACCGCCAACGCCAAAATCACCGTCCGGCACAACGGCGTGATCATTCAGGAAAATGTCGAGATCGGCGGGCGGACCACTTCGTCGCCCCTGGCCGAATCCCCCGAGCCCGGGCCCATCTATCTGCAGAACCACGGCAATCCGGTCCGCTATCGCAACATCTGGATCATCCCCAGGTAA
- a CDS encoding c-type cytochrome codes for MSYRKLTRAVVAVCIFAIAAALTWAAPFADRAAFVASNPKSERVPVEAFAFNEHAKGLKIEVWATSPQLFTPVTMDIDPKGRAWVVEGVDYGRGRTLGDGTSIVVISDTDGDGKADESHVFVAEPNVRTAPLGIGVFDNVIVLSATPDIIVYTDVDRDGKFDPKIDKREVFLTGFQGGGHDHTLHAVVGSPSGQWYFSYGNKGANIKTVDGRHFVSNCYYGNPAQCGIDSSDGHRYIGGAAMRINPDGTGLNVVGHNFRNTHDMVVNSFGDVYQNDNDDPSHCRATWLMEYGNLGYSDLIDGTKSWEEIAKSWEEQRPTDNDPPGYVAVHGKGVIRSSASHWRENYPGTIPPGDVYGAGSPTGVTFIEGDELGAEFRGTYLACDMVHKALLGYKPALKDAEIQMVRLGEWLGLNEQSKGQFFLPTDIVVGTDGALYLADFYNDTSRHVDQVSGTIYRITRTDGKPMTRPTYDFDTTAGLFAALASPNSGVRFVAVSKLMAKGAQVEKDAEAFFTSHADNPYIAARAVWLLAKAGDAGRTFVENLLKNGDESQRIVAYRALRFALPDRLLAYAAQVAGDKSASVRREVALSMRDVPFAQCKDILATLIANYEPHNRWYLEALGTAASLKETQVYDELVKPLAQSMDYAKWDDKLKNLAWRLHTPAAVDDLDKVIRAQLPDITEFRHLIMAYALYTDEPDRAHREKIVLAFADIPQFKGDDYQTTVSEVYQKDIRLIPPVRLTQDYLMPRELGPETKVSTPEEIAKLPGDAAHGKARATLCLMCHRIDGVGPMFAPDLSTWGTQRTIAEIAKDIVAPSDKLAHGFEDPVRITGHGKTAEGFLVNYSYHAGSCKIKVMGGDYLKLLFRGEGLRIEHLKESWMPTASKMGLTDQDVRDIAEYLHTK; via the coding sequence ATGTCTTACCGGAAACTCACACGAGCCGTTGTCGCTGTCTGCATTTTCGCAATCGCCGCCGCGCTGACGTGGGCGGCGCCGTTCGCCGATCGGGCGGCGTTCGTGGCGAGCAATCCCAAGTCCGAGCGCGTGCCGGTCGAAGCGTTCGCGTTCAACGAACACGCGAAGGGGTTGAAGATCGAAGTGTGGGCCACATCGCCGCAGCTTTTCACGCCGGTGACGATGGACATCGATCCGAAGGGTCGGGCGTGGGTCGTCGAAGGCGTCGATTACGGTCGCGGCCGCACGCTCGGCGACGGGACCAGCATTGTCGTCATCAGCGACACCGACGGCGACGGGAAGGCGGACGAGTCGCATGTGTTCGTCGCCGAGCCGAACGTGCGGACAGCGCCGCTGGGCATCGGGGTGTTTGACAATGTGATCGTGCTGTCGGCGACGCCGGACATCATTGTGTACACGGATGTGGACCGCGACGGGAAGTTCGATCCGAAGATCGACAAGCGCGAGGTGTTTCTGACGGGCTTTCAAGGCGGCGGGCATGATCACACGTTGCACGCCGTCGTCGGCTCGCCCAGCGGGCAGTGGTACTTCAGCTACGGCAACAAAGGCGCGAACATCAAGACCGTCGACGGCCGGCACTTCGTTTCCAACTGCTACTACGGCAACCCCGCCCAGTGCGGCATCGACAGCTCCGACGGGCACCGCTACATCGGCGGGGCGGCGATGCGCATCAACCCCGACGGCACCGGCCTGAACGTCGTCGGTCACAATTTCCGGAACACGCACGACATGGTCGTCAACAGCTTCGGCGACGTGTACCAGAACGACAACGATGACCCGTCGCACTGCCGGGCGACCTGGCTCATGGAGTACGGCAACCTCGGGTACTCGGATCTGATCGACGGCACGAAATCATGGGAGGAAATCGCCAAAAGCTGGGAGGAGCAGCGGCCGACCGACAATGATCCGCCCGGCTACGTGGCGGTGCACGGCAAGGGCGTCATCCGCTCCAGCGCCTCGCACTGGCGCGAGAATTACCCGGGCACGATACCGCCCGGCGACGTCTACGGGGCCGGCTCGCCCACGGGCGTGACGTTCATCGAAGGCGACGAGCTGGGCGCCGAATTTCGCGGGACGTATCTGGCCTGCGACATGGTGCACAAGGCCCTGCTCGGCTACAAGCCGGCGCTCAAGGACGCGGAGATTCAGATGGTGCGCCTCGGCGAATGGCTCGGACTCAATGAGCAGTCCAAGGGCCAGTTCTTCCTGCCCACCGACATCGTTGTCGGCACCGACGGCGCGCTGTACCTGGCGGACTTCTACAACGACACGAGCCGCCATGTCGACCAGGTCTCCGGCACCATCTACCGAATCACACGCACCGACGGCAAGCCGATGACGCGCCCGACGTATGACTTTGACACGACCGCCGGGCTCTTTGCCGCGCTGGCGAGCCCGAACTCCGGCGTGCGCTTCGTCGCGGTTTCGAAGCTCATGGCCAAGGGCGCCCAAGTCGAGAAGGACGCCGAAGCGTTTTTCACCAGCCACGCCGACAATCCGTACATCGCCGCGCGGGCCGTCTGGCTGCTGGCCAAAGCCGGCGACGCGGGGCGCACGTTCGTCGAGAATCTCCTGAAAAACGGCGATGAATCGCAGCGCATCGTGGCGTATCGCGCCCTGCGCTTCGCCCTGCCGGATCGCCTGCTCGCCTACGCCGCGCAGGTCGCCGGCGACAAGTCGGCGAGCGTGCGGCGTGAAGTGGCGTTGTCGATGCGCGATGTGCCCTTCGCGCAGTGCAAGGACATCCTCGCCACGCTGATCGCCAACTACGAGCCGCACAATCGCTGGTATCTCGAAGCGCTGGGCACGGCCGCGTCGCTCAAGGAGACGCAGGTCTACGACGAACTGGTCAAGCCGCTCGCGCAGTCGATGGACTACGCCAAGTGGGACGACAAGCTCAAGAACCTGGCGTGGCGGCTGCACACGCCGGCGGCGGTCGATGACCTGGACAAGGTGATCCGCGCCCAGCTTCCGGACATCACCGAGTTCCGCCATCTGATCATGGCCTACGCGCTCTACACCGATGAGCCCGACCGGGCGCATCGCGAGAAGATCGTGCTCGCCTTCGCCGACATTCCGCAGTTCAAGGGCGACGACTACCAGACGACGGTCAGCGAGGTGTATCAGAAGGACATCCGCCTGATTCCGCCGGTGCGTCTGACGCAGGATTATCTGATGCCGCGCGAGCTTGGACCGGAGACGAAGGTCTCGACCCCTGAGGAAATCGCGAAGTTGCCGGGCGACGCGGCGCACGGCAAGGCGCGTGCGACGCTGTGCCTGATGTGTCACCGCATCGACGGCGTCGGCCCGATGTTCGCGCCGGACCTGTCGACATGGGGCACGCAGCGCACCATCGCCGAGATCGCCAAGGACATCGTCGCCCCGTCCGACAAACTGGCGCACGGCTTCGAGGATCCTGTTCGCATCACCGGGCACGGCAAGACCGCCGAGGGCTTTCTCGTCAACTACTCGTATCACGCCGGCAGTTGCAAGATCAAGGTCATGGGCGGCGACTATCTGAAGCTGCTTTTCCGCGGGGAGGGTCTGCGGATCGAACACCTCAAGGAATCATGGATGCCCACGGCGTCGAAGATGGGACTGACGGATCAGGACGTGCGCGACATCGCCGAGTACCTGCACACCAAGTAG
- a CDS encoding D-hexose-6-phosphate mutarotase, with product MSQPNDLDHQTIATDLASATIYPQGAHLTHWQPAGRKPVLWMSAKSRFELGAPIRGGIPICWPWFGPHPVNPEKPAHGFLRTMPWRLVDSINLADGSVRVTYEAQSDEMSQQLWPHKFLAELTATIGPTLTVALTVFNTCVKPFESTGALHTYFAVSDVTKVKVHGLDGVEYLDKVDGMKRKTQHGPVTISNETDRVYLNTESECVIEDPGFRRRIRIAKSGSKTTVVWNPWIEKSKKMSDFGDDEYPHMICVETAAAGDESIKLDPGASHRLEARISVQAI from the coding sequence ATGAGCCAGCCCAACGATCTTGACCATCAGACGATTGCAACCGATCTCGCCAGCGCCACGATCTATCCCCAAGGCGCGCACCTGACGCATTGGCAACCCGCCGGCCGCAAGCCCGTCCTCTGGATGAGCGCCAAGAGCCGCTTCGAACTCGGCGCGCCCATCCGCGGCGGGATCCCCATCTGTTGGCCCTGGTTCGGACCCCATCCCGTCAATCCCGAAAAGCCCGCGCACGGGTTCCTCCGCACCATGCCCTGGCGGCTCGTCGATTCGATCAACCTCGCCGACGGCTCCGTCCGCGTGACCTACGAAGCGCAGTCCGACGAGATGAGCCAGCAGCTCTGGCCCCACAAGTTCCTCGCCGAATTGACCGCCACCATCGGCCCGACCCTGACCGTCGCCCTGACCGTCTTCAACACCTGCGTCAAACCCTTCGAATCCACCGGCGCGCTGCATACCTACTTCGCCGTCTCCGATGTGACCAAGGTCAAGGTTCACGGTCTCGACGGCGTCGAATACCTCGACAAAGTCGACGGCATGAAACGCAAGACCCAGCACGGCCCCGTCACGATCAGCAATGAAACCGATCGCGTCTATCTCAACACCGAATCCGAATGCGTCATCGAAGACCCCGGTTTCCGCCGGCGCATCCGCATCGCAAAGTCCGGCTCCAAGACGACCGTCGTGTGGAACCCGTGGATCGAGAAATCGAAAAAGATGAGCGACTTCGGCGATGACGAATATCCGCACATGATCTGCGTCGAGACGGCGGCGGCGGGCGACGAGTCGATCAAACTTGACCCCGGCGCCTCCCACCGCCTCGAAGCACGCATCAGCGTCCAAGCGATCTGA
- a CDS encoding aminotransferase class I/II-fold pyridoxal phosphate-dependent enzyme: MFEHVTTAPPDPILGLTDAFKEDKNPSKINLSVGVYQDATGKTPILPSVKEAEKRLLAGETSKGYKPISGDPVYGTAVQKLMFGEAHPVVTGGRAFTAHTPGGTGALRVAGDYLARLHNKPTVWVSNPTWANHNAVFEAAGLSVKSYPYLDKAQRALDFDAMMATFNTMGPGDVVLLHGCCHNPSGVDPTIEQWKKIGETLAKRGIFPLVDFAYQGFGDGLSEDAAGLLALCEHVDELLICSSFSKNFGLYNERVGAITAVAKSPEHIKAVASQIKVTIRSNYSNPPAHGAAIVTTILTDPALKAQWEKEVAEMRSRINGMRHLLVDTLKVKGIARDFSFIIHQRGMFSFSGLTKEQVQKLRDQFAIYIVGSGRINVAGITDKNIGPLCDAIKAVL; encoded by the coding sequence ATGTTTGAGCACGTGACCACCGCGCCGCCGGACCCGATCCTCGGGCTCACCGACGCGTTCAAGGAAGATAAGAACCCGAGCAAGATCAACCTGTCCGTGGGCGTCTATCAGGACGCGACGGGCAAGACGCCGATCCTCCCGTCGGTCAAGGAAGCGGAAAAACGCCTGCTCGCCGGGGAGACCAGCAAGGGCTACAAGCCCATCAGCGGCGATCCTGTGTACGGTACGGCCGTGCAGAAACTCATGTTCGGCGAGGCCCATCCGGTCGTGACCGGCGGGCGTGCATTCACTGCTCATACTCCCGGCGGCACCGGCGCCCTGCGCGTCGCCGGCGACTACCTCGCCCGGCTCCACAACAAGCCGACCGTCTGGGTGAGCAATCCCACTTGGGCCAACCACAACGCGGTCTTTGAAGCGGCCGGGCTGAGCGTCAAGAGCTATCCGTATCTCGACAAGGCGCAGCGGGCGCTCGACTTTGACGCCATGATGGCGACGTTCAACACGATGGGCCCCGGCGACGTCGTGCTGCTGCATGGCTGCTGCCATAATCCCTCGGGCGTCGATCCGACGATCGAGCAGTGGAAAAAGATCGGCGAAACCCTTGCCAAGCGCGGCATCTTCCCGCTCGTCGATTTCGCCTATCAGGGCTTCGGCGACGGGTTGAGCGAGGACGCGGCGGGTCTGCTGGCCCTGTGCGAGCACGTCGATGAACTGCTCATCTGCTCGAGCTTCTCCAAGAACTTCGGCCTCTACAACGAGCGCGTCGGCGCGATCACGGCTGTGGCCAAGTCGCCTGAGCACATCAAGGCCGTGGCGAGTCAGATCAAGGTCACCATTCGCTCCAACTACTCCAACCCGCCCGCCCACGGCGCCGCCATCGTCACGACGATCCTCACCGACCCGGCCCTCAAGGCCCAGTGGGAAAAGGAAGTCGCCGAGATGCGAAGCCGCATCAACGGCATGCGCCACCTGCTCGTCGACACCCTCAAGGTCAAGGGCATCGCCCGCGACTTCTCGTTCATCATCCACCAGCGCGGCATGTTCAGCTTCTCAGGGCTCACCAAGGAACAGGTGCAGAAACTGCGCGACCAGTTCGCCATCTACATCGTCGGCTCCGGCCGCATCAACGTCGCCGGCATCACCGACAAAAACATCGGCCCCCTCTGCGACGCGATCAAGGCCGTACTCTGA
- a CDS encoding FHA domain-containing protein — translation MRPAVLILNIIQGPDKGRRFELPDTEPQQIGRSSESLPLTDTTISRRHAELTPNDGKWFIHDLHSNNGTYVNGKRIAQPTLLRQGDQIRTGATLWVFGRANSAGTTKPVRVVAGDRIDTSVEATVAANDDSVIMASPEPTEAAVLHLKVIYELTQVVGSVFDRQELLERVMDLVFEHFEPDRGFILLRPHPEAKPEPVVVRYRTPPMNKVEGKISVSRTIVRHVLEKSEGVLSSNAMTDRRFAAGDSVKAFGIRSAICVPVKFRDRVFGVIYIDSKIANYTFTEDQLRLLTAIGSQTGLALENADLYKKGLQQARLAAVGETVASLSHSIRNILQAMRGGAEVVELGLRKKDLKLVTNGWDILARNLDRIYQLTMNMLAFSKQRKPEFEMVHFPGLLNEIVQLMQPQCDRRNVALITEFDPDMPAIPADPGGLHQAVMNLMTNALDAVEAETGAITLRCDYRRKSEEVVISISDNGSGIEAEDLSHLFEPFYSTKGLRGTGLGLAVTKKIIEEHGGKVIVDSHVGEGTTFTLTISSEHRQDPSATVV, via the coding sequence GTGAGGCCAGCCGTGCTGATCCTGAACATCATCCAGGGCCCCGACAAGGGACGCCGATTCGAGTTGCCCGACACCGAGCCGCAGCAGATCGGGCGGTCCAGCGAATCGCTGCCCCTGACCGACACGACCATCTCGCGCCGCCACGCTGAATTGACCCCCAACGATGGCAAGTGGTTCATTCACGATCTGCATTCCAACAACGGCACGTATGTCAACGGCAAGCGCATCGCCCAGCCGACGCTTCTGCGGCAGGGCGATCAGATTCGCACGGGCGCGACGCTCTGGGTCTTCGGCCGGGCCAACAGCGCAGGCACGACCAAGCCGGTCCGCGTCGTGGCCGGCGACCGCATCGACACGTCCGTCGAAGCCACCGTCGCCGCCAACGATGACTCGGTCATCATGGCGTCCCCCGAGCCGACCGAAGCGGCCGTGCTCCACCTGAAGGTCATCTACGAATTGACGCAGGTGGTCGGCTCCGTGTTCGACCGGCAGGAATTGCTGGAGCGCGTGATGGACCTGGTGTTCGAGCACTTCGAGCCGGACCGCGGATTCATTCTGCTGCGGCCCCATCCCGAGGCCAAGCCCGAGCCGGTCGTCGTGCGGTACCGGACGCCGCCGATGAACAAGGTGGAGGGCAAGATTTCCGTGAGCCGCACCATCGTGCGTCATGTGCTCGAAAAGTCGGAGGGCGTGCTGTCGAGCAACGCCATGACCGACCGGCGCTTCGCCGCGGGCGATTCGGTCAAGGCCTTCGGCATCCGCTCGGCGATCTGCGTGCCCGTCAAGTTCCGCGATCGCGTGTTCGGCGTCATCTACATCGACTCGAAAATCGCCAACTACACCTTCACCGAAGATCAGCTTCGCCTGCTCACCGCGATCGGCTCGCAGACGGGCCTCGCCCTCGAAAACGCCGACCTCTACAAGAAGGGCTTGCAGCAGGCGCGCCTCGCGGCGGTGGGGGAAACGGTGGCGAGCTTGTCGCATTCGATCCGCAACATTCTGCAGGCGATGCGCGGCGGGGCCGAAGTCGTCGAGCTGGGTCTGCGCAAGAAGGACCTCAAGCTCGTCACCAACGGCTGGGACATCCTCGCCCGCAATCTCGACCGCATTTACCAGCTCACCATGAACATGCTCGCGTTCAGCAAGCAGCGCAAGCCCGAGTTCGAGATGGTGCACTTTCCGGGATTGCTCAACGAGATCGTCCAGCTCATGCAGCCGCAGTGCGATCGGCGCAACGTCGCGCTCATCACGGAGTTCGACCCGGACATGCCGGCGATTCCCGCCGACCCGGGCGGGCTGCATCAGGCGGTGATGAACCTGATGACCAATGCGCTCGATGCGGTCGAAGCCGAGACGGGCGCGATCACGCTCCGCTGCGACTACCGCCGCAAGAGCGAAGAGGTGGTCATCAGCATTTCGGATAACGGTTCGGGCATCGAGGCGGAGGATCTGTCGCACCTGTTCGAGCCGTTCTATTCGACCAAGGGCCTGCGCGGGACGGGGTTGGGGCTGGCGGTGACGAAGAAGATCATCGAAGAGCACGGCGGGAAAGTCATCGTCGATTCGCACGTCGGCGAAGGCACGACCTTCACGCTGACGATCTCCAGCGAACACCGGCAGGACCCGTCGGCGACCGTGGTGTAA
- a CDS encoding PQQ-binding-like beta-propeller repeat protein — translation MRAIITIVAVLTAGAPLCLAQPTTQWRGQHHNGHYQGAIHWPDGGPRVLWEANIGIGYAGFAATPTRVYTVGNVDGEDVIDCLDAASGAVVWSQRYPQDLVPLYNPGGPNASPTLDGPWLYTLSKQGLVTCWSAADGSVRWRVDLLKGVGATMPRWGFASTPLILDDVIYLNANQHGIALNKDTGAVVWNSPADESGYGAPVEMTCRGEKALAILGTRTLFVVRQSDGMVMWKVDWPTKMGENSADPTFADGKLYVSSWWDMGAAQFDPNLAGHEPLWRNKAFQNHIAAPVLFEGHLYGFDGPVHRRNVPGALRCVEWATGRTIWSQPDMKGSLILVGRQLLILTNDGSLVLADANPDGYRERGRLDGLGKRTWNAPVLLGEHVYVRDADGKAICVDLSASAQP, via the coding sequence ATGCGAGCGATCATCACGATCGTGGCGGTTCTGACGGCGGGGGCGCCGCTGTGTTTGGCGCAGCCGACGACGCAATGGCGCGGGCAGCATCATAATGGTCATTACCAAGGCGCGATCCATTGGCCCGACGGCGGGCCGCGCGTGCTTTGGGAAGCGAACATCGGCATCGGCTACGCCGGTTTCGCCGCCACGCCGACGCGCGTCTATACCGTCGGCAACGTCGACGGCGAGGATGTCATCGATTGCCTGGACGCCGCGAGCGGGGCGGTCGTGTGGTCGCAACGCTATCCGCAGGACCTCGTCCCGCTCTACAACCCCGGCGGGCCCAACGCCTCGCCGACCCTCGACGGCCCGTGGCTCTACACGCTCAGCAAACAGGGACTGGTCACCTGCTGGAGCGCCGCCGACGGATCGGTCCGGTGGCGCGTCGATCTGCTCAAGGGCGTCGGCGCCACGATGCCGCGCTGGGGATTCGCCTCCACGCCGCTGATCCTCGACGACGTGATCTACCTCAACGCCAATCAGCACGGCATCGCGCTCAACAAGGACACCGGCGCGGTCGTGTGGAATTCGCCCGCCGACGAGAGCGGCTACGGCGCGCCGGTCGAGATGACCTGCCGCGGCGAAAAGGCGCTGGCCATACTCGGCACGCGAACCCTTTTCGTCGTGCGCCAGTCCGACGGGATGGTCATGTGGAAAGTCGACTGGCCCACGAAGATGGGCGAGAACTCGGCGGACCCGACCTTCGCGGACGGGAAGTTGTACGTGTCGTCGTGGTGGGACATGGGGGCGGCGCAGTTCGATCCGAACCTCGCCGGGCACGAACCGCTCTGGCGCAACAAGGCGTTTCAAAATCACATCGCCGCGCCAGTACTGTTCGAAGGGCATCTTTACGGTTTCGACGGGCCGGTGCATCGCAGGAACGTGCCGGGGGCGCTGCGCTGCGTCGAGTGGGCGACCGGCAGGACCATCTGGTCGCAGCCCGACATGAAAGGTTCGCTCATCCTCGTCGGCCGCCAACTGCTCATCCTCACCAACGACGGCTCGCTCGTTCTCGCCGACGCGAACCCCGACGGCTATCGCGAGCGCGGCCGGCTCGACGGGCTGGGCAAGCGCACATGGAACGCGCCGGTGCTGCTCGGTGAGCATGTGTACGTGCGCGATGCGGATGGGAAAGCGATCTGCGTGGACCTGAGCGCGTCGGCGCAGCCCTGA
- a CDS encoding sulfatase-like hydrolase/transferase: MVFCFVMLFVAIAAAVGRAGPPNVVVILADDQGWGDLSVNGNTNLSTPNIDALAAAGTIMDRFYVCAVCSPTRAEFLTGRYHVRMGVHSTSTGGERMNPDEKTIADTFKAAGYATGAFGKWHNGSQWPYHPNARGFDEYYGFTSGHWGSYFDPMLEHNGVITQGKGFIIDDLADHAMAFIEAHKDQPFFCYIPFNTPHFPPQVPDRFYDKFREAPIKMRSDLNGAGKATEPLEETRAVLAMVENVDWNVGRIVAKLDELKLADNTIVIYFSDNGPNSWRWNDGMKGRKGSVDEGGVRSPFMIRWPGHIAAGAHRPQIAAAIDLLPTLADLAGIPIVSTKPLDGKSIKPLLVGEAPADWPDRAIFSHWNNKVSVRTQQYRFDQNERLFDMSADPGQHAPIKDMTPAQRGLAKQLGKDVVDFREAFSPLLAHDDRPFTVGFGGLDFPVTLLPARDGEPHGCVERSNHYPNCTFFTHWTDLTGSITWDAQVGEAGKYEVVIYYACPAADVGSTIELSFEGVKLTGKVSAAHDPPLYGWEHDRFKRGEGYVKDFKPMTLGTIELPKARDQLTLRATQMPGKQVMEVRLLQLTRVK; this comes from the coding sequence ATGGTTTTTTGTTTCGTCATGCTGTTTGTTGCGATTGCCGCGGCGGTCGGGCGGGCGGGGCCGCCGAATGTGGTGGTGATTCTGGCGGACGATCAGGGCTGGGGGGATTTGAGCGTCAACGGCAATACGAATCTTTCGACGCCGAATATCGACGCGCTGGCGGCGGCGGGGACGATCATGGACCGCTTCTACGTCTGCGCGGTCTGCTCGCCGACGCGGGCGGAGTTTCTGACGGGGCGGTATCACGTGCGCATGGGCGTGCATTCGACTTCGACCGGCGGCGAGCGCATGAACCCCGACGAGAAGACCATCGCCGACACGTTCAAGGCGGCGGGCTACGCGACCGGCGCGTTCGGCAAATGGCACAACGGTTCGCAATGGCCCTACCATCCCAACGCGCGCGGGTTCGACGAGTATTACGGGTTCACCTCCGGGCACTGGGGCAGCTACTTCGACCCGATGCTCGAACACAACGGCGTCATCACGCAGGGCAAGGGCTTCATCATCGACGACCTGGCCGATCACGCCATGGCGTTCATCGAGGCCCACAAGGATCAGCCGTTCTTCTGCTACATTCCGTTCAACACGCCGCATTTTCCGCCGCAGGTTCCGGATCGTTTTTACGACAAGTTCCGCGAAGCGCCGATCAAGATGCGCTCGGACCTCAATGGGGCGGGGAAGGCGACGGAGCCGCTTGAGGAAACGCGGGCCGTGCTGGCGATGGTGGAGAATGTCGATTGGAACGTGGGGCGCATCGTCGCCAAGCTCGACGAACTGAAGCTGGCGGACAACACGATCGTGATCTATTTTTCCGACAACGGGCCCAACAGTTGGCGGTGGAACGACGGGATGAAGGGGCGCAAGGGATCGGTGGACGAAGGGGGCGTGCGGTCGCCGTTCATGATCCGCTGGCCCGGTCACATCGCGGCCGGCGCGCATCGCCCGCAGATCGCGGCGGCGATCGACCTTTTGCCGACGCTGGCGGACCTGGCGGGGATTCCGATCGTCAGCACCAAGCCGCTCGACGGCAAGTCGATCAAGCCGCTGCTCGTGGGCGAGGCGCCCGCCGACTGGCCGGACCGGGCGATCTTCTCGCACTGGAACAACAAGGTCAGCGTCCGCACGCAGCAGTACCGCTTCGATCAGAACGAGCGGCTTTTCGACATGAGCGCCGACCCCGGCCAGCATGCGCCGATCAAGGACATGACCCCCGCTCAGCGCGGTCTGGCGAAGCAGCTTGGCAAGGACGTCGTCGATTTCCGAGAGGCGTTCTCCCCCCTGCTCGCTCACGACGATCGCCCGTTCACCGTCGGGTTCGGCGGATTGGATTTCCCCGTGACGCTCCTGCCGGCGCGCGACGGCGAGCCGCACGGGTGCGTCGAGCGCAGCAACCACTACCCCAACTGCACGTTCTTCACCCACTGGACCGACCTGACCGGCTCGATCACATGGGACGCCCAGGTCGGCGAGGCGGGCAAATACGAAGTGGTGATCTATTACGCCTGCCCCGCCGCGGATGTCGGATCGACGATCGAGCTTTCCTTCGAGGGCGTCAAACTGACCGGCAAGGTCAGCGCGGCGCACGACCCGCCGCTGTATGGATGGGAACACGATCGCTTCAAGCGCGGCGAGGGATACGTCAAGGACTTCAAGCCGATGACGCTCGGGACGATCGAATTGCCCAAAGCCCGCGATCAACTCACGCTGCGGGCGACGCAGATGCCGGGTAAACAAGTGATGGAGGTTCGGCTGCTTCAGCTCACGCGCGTCAAATGA